From the Simplicispira suum genome, the window TCAACATCAGCTCTTCGGCGATTTCCGAGAGACGCCTTCCGGAGGCGATTTTGAGCAGGGTCTGCAGCTCCCGCTCAGACAAGGCGGCGTGCGTTGCGCCAGTGTCTGGCTCGGAAATGCTCTCTGCGAGCATTTGTGCGACGTCTGCAGTGAGGTATTTTCGCCCTTGAGCAATGATGCGCACCGCATCAATCAGAGCTGTGGGATCGGCGGCTTTGCTTGCGTATCCCTGCGCACCCGCGCGCAGACAACGCACAGCATATTGATCGGCAGGGTTCATGGAGACCACGAGTACCTTGATGGAAGGATGGGTCTCGCGCAGCGTGCTGAGAACCTCCAGTCCGCTGCGCCCGGGCATATTCAGGTCCAACAGCAACACGTCGCAAGGCGCAGTGCGGAGTGTCTCGCGCAATTCGGAGTAGCTACCTGCTTCGCCGCAGACTTTGAGATCCGAAGCTTCCTCAAGAGTGTCGCGCACCCCGCGGCGCACTACGGCATGGTCGTCGCAGAGAACAATGTGGATCATGAGGATGCATCTCCAGCCAAGGCACTTGGGGCCAGGGGTACCGAAAGTATGACCGAC encodes:
- a CDS encoding response regulator transcription factor — translated: MIHIVLCDDHAVVRRGVRDTLEEASDLKVCGEAGSYSELRETLRTAPCDVLLLDLNMPGRSGLEVLSTLRETHPSIKVLVVSMNPADQYAVRCLRAGAQGYASKAADPTALIDAVRIIAQGRKYLTADVAQMLAESISEPDTGATHAALSERELQTLLKIASGRRLSEIAEELMLSPKTVSVYRARVLEKLKLSNNAELTVYAIRSGLV